In Siniperca chuatsi isolate FFG_IHB_CAS linkage group LG16, ASM2008510v1, whole genome shotgun sequence, the following proteins share a genomic window:
- the zgc:112001 gene encoding ankyrin repeat domain-containing protein 9, producing the protein MASLTVSSAARSTEKHRKSFSLLFYRAVRDLKPVWMLEDIRTMETFYQEENASQRHYTPSEALLYAIVHDHQAYAQYLLSRYTDEALAKPGERFCCCPSSAPHLATAVRYDRLYILGLILQGTHRVASTPPYTDRAGFFHMEDGRTPLHLACELLRPEAVAMLLGNGVSPLALDHNSLTPLDIILEKLRDSKEVTGGERRQCLDNLLMFMPKVHFKMKGALGREPEHWSKVLGEETYKYLAGRSPAPLVLAAMQTILKQLSPTTFPDSLHELPIPSSLKPPGLPVTPRDRQRVAV; encoded by the coding sequence ATGGCCTCTTTAACCGTCAGCTCGGCGGCTCGGAGCACCGAGAAGCATCGGAAGTCCTTCTCGCTGCTCTTCTACCGGGCTGTGCGGGACCTGAAGCCGGTCTGGATGCTGGAGGACATAAGGACGATGGAGACTTTTTACCAGGAGGAGAACGCCAGCCAGAGGCATTACACCCCGTCGGAGGCGTTGCTCTACGCTATAGTTCACGACCACCAGGCGTACGCCCAGTACCTGCTCAGCCGGTACACCGACGAAGCGCTAGCAAAGCCCGGGGAGCGCTTCTGCTGCTGCCCGTCCTCCGCCCCACACCTGGCTACGGCTGTCCGCTACGACAGGCTTTACATTCTCGGCCTCATCTTACAGGGGACTCATCGGGTAGCCAGCACGCCCCCTTACACGGACCGAGCCGGATTTTTTCACATGGAGGACGGCAGAACCCCTTTACATCTAGCCTGCGAGCTCCTGCGGCCCGAGGCGGTCGCCATGCTGCTGGGGAACGGAGTGTCCCCGCTCGCCCTGGACCACAACAGCTTGACCCCGCTGGATATCATTCTGGAGAAACTCAGGGACTCCAAGGAGGTGACCGGCGGGGAGAGGAGGCAGTGTCTGGACAACCTGCTCATGTTCATGCCAAAGGTTCACTTTAAAATGAAAGGAGCTCTGGGCAGAGAGCCGGAGCACTGGAGCAAGGTGCTGGGCGAGGAGACCTACAAGTACCTGGCAGGAAGAAGCCCGGCGCCGCTGGTCCTCGCCGCTATGCAGACTATTCTGAAGCAGCTGAGCCCTACGACCTTCCCGGACAGCCTGCATGAGCTGCCCATCCCCTCCTCCCTCAAACCGCCGGGTCTGCCTGTGACCCCGCGGGACAGGCAGAGGGTCGCGGTGTAG
- the lrfn2b gene encoding leucine-rich repeat and fibronectin type-III domain-containing protein 2 — translation MDHIICCLLVLGATVMITHACPKYCVCQNLSESLGTLCPSKGLLFVPLDIDRSTVELRLGGNYILRITQQDFANMTDLVDLTLSRNTISYIQPFSFGDLETLRSLHLDNNRLMELGSDDLRGLVNLQHLIVNNNQLGSIHDKAFEDLAPALEDLDLSYNNLMSLPWDSVRQMINLHQLSLDHNLLDFIPEGTFTDLERLARLDLTSNRLQKLPPDPMFARAQDIMILTTPYAPQLSLSLGGNPLHCNCEMLWLRRLERDDDLETCASPPTLKGRYFWNVKEEEFVCQPPLITQHTHRMLVLEGQTASLRCEATGDPSPTIHWISPDDQLLGNSSRTAVYSNGTLSITITTSKDYGTFTCIAANVAGESTASVEVSIVQLPHLSNGTGQPAPPKSRLSDITGTTRISKGGPKSQPEKTVSVSEVTAVSVLVKWTVSKSAPKVKMYQLQYNCSDDEVLIYRMIPASSKAFLVTNLVSGTRYDLCVLAAWDDTATTLTATNVVGCTHFFTQDDYPQCQSLSSQLLGGTMILVVGGIIVATLLVFIVILMLRYKAADTEPMAGKLTSVSETHCQTNGGRLGQNGLLMSQSQPQAQPEPKVKAKVTLQDEVVEFKCGSLQSSLTSSSSSSGSMAGGSYSPNSTLANIWSSAPSKPRSNLNHLLGAFTSLELRGAQGRDPGASSSTAMVVAKPHTDREPLLGRTLDSSLSRLLMLPLDSKPKRSQSFDMGDVTGAGTAQLCNKTRRISSIWTKRSLSVNGMLLQCEEEGDTGGSKGTIDSADWVMESTV, via the exons ATGGACCATATCATCTGCTGCCTGCTGGTACTGGGAGCCACAGTGATGATCACCCATGCATGCCCCAAATACTGTGTATGCCAGAATCTGTCTGAGTCCCTGGGGACATTGTGTCCCTCCAAAGGTCTTCTTTTCGTGCCTTTGGACATTGACCGCAGCACGGTGGAGCTCCGTCTAGGAGGCAACTACATCCTCCGCATTACGCAGCAGGACTTTGCCAATATGACCGACCTGGTGGACCTGACCCTCTCCAGGAACACCATCAGCTACATTCAGCCCTTCTCCTTTGGTGACTTGGAAACACTGCGCTCGCTTCATCTGGACAACAACCgtttgatggagctaggctcTGATGACTTGAGAGGCTTGGTCAACCTGCAGCACCTCATCGTTAACAACAACCAACTGGGAAGCATCCATGACAAGGCCTTTGAGGACCTAGCACCTGCCTTGGAGGATCTGGATCTCTCCTACAACAACCTGATGTCTCTGCCCTGGGACTCAGTCCGCCAGATGATTAACCTGCACCAGTTAAGTCTGGACCACAATCTGTTGGACTTTATTCCAGAGGGCACCTTCACTGACCTGGAAAGGCTGGCGAGATTGGACCTGACCTCGAATCGCTTGCAGAAGCTACCCCCAGACCCCATGTTTGCCCGTGCCCAGGACATAATGATCCTGACTACACCCTATGCTCCCCAGCTGTCCCTAAGCCTAGGCGGGAACCCACTGCACTGCAACTGTGAGATGCTGTGGCTGCGGAGGCTTGAGAGAGATGATGACCTGGAGACTTGTGCCTCCCCTCCTACCCTGAAGGGTCGTTACTTTTGGaatgtgaaggaggaggagtttgTGTGTCAGCCACCTCTCATTACCCAGCACACCCATAGAATGCTGGTCTTGGAGGGCCAGACGGCTAGCCTAAGGTGCGAAGCAACTGGAGACCCTTCTCCTACCATCCACTGGATCTCCCCTGATGATCAGCTGCTTGGCAACTCCTCCCGAACTGCAGTGTACAGCAATGGAACCCTGAGCATCACTATCACCACCTCCAAGGACTACGGCACCTTTACCTGCATTGCCGCTAACGTGGCTGGGGAGTCCACCGCCTCCGTGGAGGTGTCCATTGTCCAGCTCCCCCACCTCAGCAATGGCACCGGGCAGCCAGCACCACCAAAGTCACGCCTCTCTGATATCACAGGGACCACCAGGATCAGCAAGGGGGGTCCCAAAAGCCAACCTGAGAAGACTGTGTCTGTCTCCGAGGTAacagctgtttcagtgctggTCAAGTGGACAGTGAGCAAGTCAGCTCCCAAGGTGAAGATGTACCAGCTCCAGTACAACTGCTCTGATGATGAAGTTCTGATCTACAG GATGATCCCGGCCTCCAGCAAAGCTTTCTTGGTGACAAATCTGGTGTCGGGGACCCGCTATGATCTGTGTGTGCTGGCCGCCTGGGATGACACGGCCACCACGCTCACAGCCACCAACGTCGTGGGCTGCACCCATTTTTTCACCCAGGATGACTACCCTCAGTGCCAGTCTCTGTCCAGCCAGCTTCTGGGAGGCACCATGATCCTGGTGGTGGGGGGCATCATTGTGGCCACTCTGCTCGTGTTCATCGTCATCCTCATGCTGCGCTACAAAGCTGCAGATACGGAACCTATGGCGGGAAAGCTGACCAGTGTCAGTGAAACACACTGTCAGACCAACGGGGGTCGACTCGGGCAAAATGGACTTCTTATGTCCCAGTCTCAGCCGCAGGCTCAGCCTGAGCCAAAGGTCAAGGCCAAAGTGACTCTGCAGGACGAGGTAGTGGAGTTCAAGTGTGGCTCCCTCCAGAGCAGTCTCACCTCTTCTTCCTCGTCTTCAGGCTCCATGGCCGGGGGCTCTTACAGCCCCAACAGCACACTTGCCAACATTTGGAGTTCCGCTCCCTCCAAGCCCCGGTCCAACCTGAACCACCTCCTCGGGGCCTTCACCTCACTGGAGCTACGGGGAGCGCAGGGCCGCGACCCGGGAGCTTCCAGTAGCACTGCAATGGTGGTAGCGAAACCCCACACAGACCGAGAGCCACTGCTGGGCCGGACACTGGACTCCAGCCTCAGCCGGCTCCTCATGCTACCTCTGGACTCCAAGCCAAAAAGGAGCCAGTCCTTCGACATGGGAGATGTAACAGGCGCCGGAACCGCTCAGCTGTGCAACAAAACACGCAGGATTAGCAGCATCTGGACTAAGAGGAGCCTGTCTGTAAATGGCatgctgctgcagtgtgaggaggagggggacacAGGAGGGAGCAAGGGGACAATAGACAGTGCAGACTGGGTGATGGAGAGTACTGTCTAG